A portion of the Liberibacter crescens BT-1 genome contains these proteins:
- a CDS encoding L,D-transpeptidase family protein, protein MPNFIYATTLIEIIKNRKENTKDSILLSRRSKVVERNVESTEKISSRHVSKKNKRRIKESTDIITSYRYYVYKPDIQRIVNIPLVVDPIIADVANVVTKEVNKGSVIDISAAIVVSHNLLNSAMASVSIKAPVDIAEALESYYGKGDFLIWVSLEGIINQKAFEAIDFLSKVNNIGLEPADYFVKVPDLKNIDAKERAHALMRFELLLSAKVLAYVQDNQRGRVDPNRISGYYDFTRKKVDISSFLKLASSTHDISKYLVSFTPSNTHFNILQAELEHLLKLQKFKKDYESSILALDGSVIKPGMSSSQLPHVIQAVELQLSKNVRDQYANFFSHYKENFVYDGDAINIIKSFQKDNELRPDGIINHTIIKAIISDKKLKEKISKLIVSLEQERWLPADLGSRYVFINQPAFMAYYIDNRQEKLSMPVVVGSKNHQTNFFNSQIQIIELNPYWGVPQSIIINEMLPRLRSDPSYLDRMGYQVELKGKRISSSSVNWYGSTSNIAVRQPPSAFNALGELKILFPNRHAIYMHATPQVNLFKRSMRALSHGCIRLSDPRAMAAAILGYKIEDLNNEIKASKGKNKVLSVSEKIPVYISYFTAWPNKQGVIEYFQDIYERDDYVNKAFDKITKSRIDI, encoded by the coding sequence ATGCCAAATTTTATTTACGCTACAACTCTTATAGAGATTATAAAAAATCGTAAAGAGAATACTAAAGATTCTATATTGTTAAGTAGAAGGTCTAAGGTTGTAGAAAGAAATGTTGAATCAACAGAAAAAATTAGCTCAAGGCATGTTAGTAAAAAAAATAAAAGACGAATAAAAGAATCAACAGATATAATAACCTCGTATCGTTATTATGTGTATAAGCCTGATATTCAGAGGATTGTAAATATTCCTTTGGTTGTCGATCCTATTATTGCTGATGTTGCCAATGTTGTTACAAAGGAAGTTAATAAAGGGTCTGTTATTGATATTTCTGCTGCTATTGTTGTTTCTCACAATCTATTAAATTCAGCTATGGCATCTGTTAGTATTAAAGCGCCTGTTGATATCGCCGAAGCATTAGAGAGTTATTACGGTAAAGGTGATTTTTTGATTTGGGTATCCTTGGAAGGAATTATTAATCAAAAAGCATTTGAAGCAATAGATTTTCTTTCAAAGGTTAATAATATAGGTCTTGAGCCTGCTGATTATTTTGTCAAGGTTCCTGATCTTAAGAATATCGATGCTAAAGAGCGTGCGCATGCTTTAATGCGATTTGAATTACTGCTTTCAGCTAAGGTTCTTGCCTATGTTCAAGATAATCAACGTGGACGTGTTGATCCAAATCGAATTTCAGGGTATTATGATTTTACGCGTAAAAAAGTAGATATTTCATCATTTTTGAAATTGGCAAGTAGTACGCATGATATTTCAAAATATCTTGTAAGTTTTACACCGTCTAATACGCATTTTAATATTCTTCAAGCTGAATTAGAACATTTATTGAAATTGCAAAAGTTTAAAAAGGATTATGAATCCTCTATTTTAGCTCTTGATGGTAGTGTTATCAAACCTGGAATGAGCAGTTCGCAATTGCCTCATGTTATTCAGGCAGTTGAATTACAGTTATCAAAAAATGTTAGAGATCAGTATGCGAATTTCTTTTCTCATTATAAAGAGAATTTTGTCTATGATGGTGATGCAATAAATATCATTAAATCTTTTCAGAAAGATAATGAATTAAGACCAGATGGTATTATTAATCATACGATAATAAAAGCGATTATATCTGATAAGAAACTTAAAGAAAAAATTTCGAAATTAATTGTTTCTTTGGAACAAGAGCGGTGGCTTCCTGCAGATCTTGGTTCGCGTTATGTTTTTATTAATCAACCTGCTTTTATGGCGTATTATATTGATAATCGCCAAGAAAAACTCTCTATGCCAGTTGTTGTTGGTTCTAAGAATCATCAAACCAATTTTTTTAATAGTCAAATTCAGATTATAGAGTTGAATCCTTATTGGGGAGTCCCTCAATCAATTATAATAAATGAAATGTTACCTCGACTTCGTTCTGATCCGTCGTATCTTGATCGTATGGGATATCAGGTTGAGTTGAAAGGAAAGCGGATATCGTCTTCTTCAGTTAACTGGTATGGTTCGACAAGCAACATAGCAGTTCGTCAACCACCTTCTGCTTTTAATGCTCTCGGTGAATTAAAAATTCTCTTTCCAAATCGACATGCTATTTATATGCATGCAACGCCACAGGTAAATCTCTTTAAGAGATCTATGCGGGCTTTAAGCCATGGCTGTATTCGTTTATCTGATCCACGAGCGATGGCTGCTGCCATATTGGGATATAAAATTGAGGATCTTAATAATGAGATTAAAGCCAGCAAAGGGAAAAACAAAGTTTTGTCTGTTTCAGAGAAAATACCAGTTTATATTTCTTACTTTACTGCTTGGCCTAATAAACAAGGTGTTATTGAGTATTTTCAAGATATTTATGAAAGAGATGATTATGTTAATAAAGCCTTTGATAAGATAACAAAATCACGGATAGATATATGA